The Longimicrobium sp. genome contains a region encoding:
- a CDS encoding ATP-binding protein yields the protein MTGEPRASILAVDDRPENLFALEAILEPLGHTVVRANSGEEALRQVLQQDFACILLDVQMPGMNGFETAQLIKSRERSRLTPIIFLTAISKDEAFIFEGYSVGAVDYMFKPFNPDILRSKVAVFIDLYLKTQQLQEQERRLRESERRELELRHRGELQASEARIAEIVSSAMEAIITFDANGRITLFNAAAERMFGVSAKDAAGRPVHDFFEPAFDEASLDAICGAGRAAGTDGGPAPTPQSRALTGTRPGGDSFPVEASLSCLQLEDERVFTVIARDISERKRAEEALRQQAVSLAQTSEQLKQLNDQLQTRQRELEAAMSARSRFYASMSHELRTPINAILGYSSLLLDNIYGELNEQQSRGIERANKAARHLLELVNDILDLSKIEAGKVDLEIQNATFPDVIQDLFITVRPLADEHGSELALDPCPVPVTVVTDPRRVRQILLNLLSNAIKFGEGKAITVACRPRDDGGVVVSVVDRGRGIPEEDQDKIFDEFVQLHQPDPQQGTGLGLPISRRLAELLEGSLEVESRVGEGSTFTLSLPAKVQPPPAMREDPFETLALTGAAARAAAE from the coding sequence ATGACGGGGGAGCCGCGCGCGAGCATCCTGGCGGTGGACGACCGCCCGGAGAACCTCTTCGCCCTGGAAGCGATCCTGGAGCCGCTGGGCCACACCGTGGTACGCGCCAACTCCGGCGAGGAGGCGCTGCGCCAGGTGCTGCAGCAGGACTTCGCCTGCATCCTGCTGGACGTGCAGATGCCGGGGATGAACGGCTTCGAGACGGCGCAGCTCATCAAGTCGCGCGAGCGCTCCCGCCTCACCCCCATCATCTTCCTGACGGCGATCTCCAAGGACGAGGCGTTCATCTTCGAAGGGTACTCGGTGGGGGCGGTGGACTACATGTTCAAGCCCTTCAACCCGGACATCCTGCGCAGCAAGGTGGCGGTCTTCATCGACCTCTACCTGAAGACGCAGCAGCTGCAGGAGCAGGAGCGCCGCCTGCGCGAGAGCGAGCGCCGCGAGCTGGAGCTGCGCCACCGCGGCGAGCTGCAGGCCAGCGAGGCGCGCATCGCGGAGATCGTGAGCTCCGCCATGGAGGCGATCATCACCTTCGACGCCAACGGGCGCATCACCCTCTTCAACGCCGCGGCGGAGCGGATGTTCGGCGTGTCGGCAAAGGACGCGGCGGGGCGGCCGGTGCACGACTTCTTCGAGCCCGCCTTCGACGAGGCCTCGCTGGACGCCATCTGCGGCGCGGGGCGCGCGGCGGGCACCGACGGCGGCCCCGCCCCCACGCCCCAGAGCCGCGCCCTTACCGGCACCCGCCCCGGCGGCGACAGCTTCCCCGTGGAGGCGTCGCTCTCGTGCCTGCAGCTGGAGGACGAGCGCGTCTTCACCGTGATCGCCCGCGACATCAGCGAGCGCAAGCGGGCGGAGGAGGCGCTCCGGCAGCAGGCGGTATCGCTGGCGCAGACCTCGGAGCAGCTCAAGCAGCTCAACGACCAGCTGCAGACGCGGCAGCGCGAGCTGGAGGCGGCCATGAGCGCCCGCTCGCGCTTCTACGCCTCCATGAGCCACGAGCTGCGCACCCCCATCAACGCCATCCTGGGGTACAGCTCGCTCCTATTGGACAACATCTACGGCGAGCTGAACGAACAGCAGTCGCGCGGGATCGAGCGGGCCAACAAGGCGGCGCGCCACCTGCTGGAGCTGGTCAACGACATCCTGGACCTTTCCAAGATCGAGGCCGGCAAGGTGGACCTGGAGATCCAGAACGCCACCTTCCCGGACGTCATCCAGGACCTCTTCATCACCGTCCGCCCCCTGGCCGACGAGCACGGCTCCGAGCTGGCCCTGGACCCATGCCCCGTGCCGGTGACGGTGGTGACGGACCCGCGCCGCGTGCGCCAGATCCTCCTCAACCTCCTTTCCAACGCCATCAAGTTCGGCGAGGGAAAGGCGATCACCGTCGCGTGCCGCCCGCGCGACGACGGCGGCGTGGTGGTGAGCGTGGTGGACCGCGGCCGCGGCATCCCGGAGGAGGACCAGGACAAGATCTTCGACGAGTTCGTCCAGCTCCACCAGCCCGATCCGCAGCAGGGGACGGGCCTGGGCCTCCCCATCTCGCGCCGGCTGGCGGAGCTGCTGGAGGGTTCTCTGGAGGTGGAGTCGCGGGTGGGGGAGGGAAGCACCTTCACCCTGTCGCTCCCCGCCAAGGTGCAGCCCCCCCCCGCCATGCGCGAGGACCCGTTCGAGACCTTGGCGCTGACGGGGGCGGCGGCGCGGGCGGCCGCGGAGTAG
- a CDS encoding chemotaxis protein CheB: MTGEDAGYRIVAVGASAGGLYALRMLVANLPADFPMPVAVVQHRSKDSELLCELLQECTEMEVYEVNDKEEARPGCVYIAPPDYHMLVDDGYFTLSTEAPVRFSRPSIDVTFESAADTYGMDAIGVVLTGANADGSRGLRRILDAGGLGVVQDPATAEVRVMPFSAAKACPEACVLPMEQIAPYLAAIRRRRVPPCAPVRG, encoded by the coding sequence GTGACGGGTGAAGACGCGGGATACCGGATCGTCGCCGTCGGTGCCTCCGCGGGAGGGCTGTACGCACTGCGCATGCTGGTGGCCAACCTGCCGGCCGACTTTCCGATGCCGGTGGCGGTGGTGCAGCACCGCAGCAAGGACTCGGAGCTGCTCTGCGAGCTGCTGCAGGAGTGCACCGAGATGGAGGTGTACGAGGTGAACGACAAGGAGGAAGCACGCCCGGGGTGCGTGTACATCGCCCCCCCCGACTACCACATGCTGGTGGACGACGGCTACTTCACCCTTTCCACGGAGGCGCCGGTGCGCTTTTCGCGCCCCTCCATTGACGTCACGTTCGAGTCTGCCGCGGATACGTACGGTATGGACGCAATCGGGGTGGTGCTGACCGGGGCCAACGCGGATGGGTCGCGAGGGCTGCGGCGGATTCTGGACGCGGGAGGGCTGGGGGTAGTGCAGGACCCGGCCACGGCCGAGGTGCGGGTGATGCCGTTCTCCGCGGCCAAGGCGTGCCCGGAGGCTTGCGTGCTCCCCATGGAGCAGATCGCGCCGTACCTGGCGGCGATCCGCCGGCGCCGCGTGCCGCCCTGCGCCCCGGTGCGCGGATGA
- a CDS encoding HAMP domain-containing protein yields MLGGQAEVPGVAGTWKDLTDNVNQLAGNLTVQLRDVSAVATAIADGDLTRKITVEVRGEILQIKEVINSMVDRLSVFADEVTRVAREVGTEGVLGGQAKVAGVAGVWRDLTENVNQLAGNLTVQLRDVSAVATAIADGDLTRKITVEAAGEILQIKEVINAMVDRLSVFADEVTRVAREVGTEGVLGGQAEVPGVAGTWKDLTDSVNFMASNLTNQVRNIADVTTAVARGDLSQKITVDVKGEMLQLKNTVNTMVDQLSAFASEVTRVAREVGTEGVLGGQAEVPGVGGTWKDLTDSVNFMASNLTNQVRNIADVTTAVANGDLSQKITVDVKGEMLQLKNTINTMVDQLSSFASEVTRVAKEVGTEGRLGGQANVEGVAGVWRDLTQNVNQLAGNLTVQLRDVSAVATAIADGDLTRKITVEAAGEILQIKEVINSMVDRLSVFADEVTRVAREVGTEGVLGGQADVPGVAGTWKDLTDAVNFMAGNLTGQVRNIALVTTAVANGDLSQKITVDVKGEMLELKNTVNTMVDQLSAFASEVTRVAREVGTEGVLGGQASVEGVAGVWRDLTENVNQLAGNLTVQLRELRDVATAIADGDLTRKITVEVRGEILQIKQVINSMVDRLSVFADEVTRVAREVGTEGVLGGQAQVPNVGGTWKDLTDSVNFMASNLTDQVRNIADVTTAVARGDLSQKITVDVKGEMLQLKNTVNTMVDQLSAFASEVTRVAREVGTEGVLGGQAEVPGVGGTWKDLTDSVNFMASNLTNQVRNIADVTTAVAKGDLSRKITVDVKGEMLQLKNTVNTMVDQLSSFASEVTRVAKEVGTEGRLGGQANVEGVAGVWRDLTDSVNFMAGNLTGQVRNIADVTTAVARGDLSRKITVDVKGEMLQLKNTINTMVDQLSAFASEVTRVAREVGTEGKLGGQAKVEGVAGVWRDLTDNVNQLAGNLTVQLRDVSAVATAIADGDLTRKITVEAAGEILQIKDVVNAMVDRLSLFADEVTRLAREVGTEGKLGGQAEVPGAAGTWRALTDNVNAMANSLTGQVRAITDVAIAVTTGDLTRSITVEAKGELDELKRNINQMISNLKETTERNQEQDWLKTNLAKFSRMMQGQKDLEAVSRLIMSELTPLVGANHGAFFLMDQDTSAPILKLIASYAYRARKNVSNRFHIGEGIVGQSALEKKPILLTGVPDDYITISSGLGEAPPRNIVVLPVLFEGEVKAVIELASFMPFSQIHQVFLDQLTESVGVVINMISANMRTEELLEQSQKLTQELQSQSQELQSQQEELRRTNAELEAQARTLKASEEALRDQQEELQQVNEELEEKASLLAEQNRKVEQKNNEVEAARRALEEKAEQLALSSKYKSEFLANMSHELRTPLNSLLILAKLLADNKEGNLTEKQVEFAQTILGAGTDLLNLINDVLDLSKVEAGKMEISPTNVYMKDITAYVDRSFRPVADQKGLQLNLAVDEEVPESIFSDGQRLQQVLKNLLSNAFKFTERGGITLSIRQADKGRRFNNRTLDEADMVIAFAVTDTGIGIAREKQQLIFEAFQQEDGTTSRKYGGTGLGLSISREITRLLGGEIRVESTQGEGSTFTLFLPRTWPGEPGGGRSSGDGSDLPRDPSALRQAPPRQPRPGERRGPREAPANAGEAPQQPHVGEERRQGPRDPAEVGIRDDRGSVEAGDRTVLIVENDPPFARILLDMARERGFKALVALDGESGLEMVRDYRPDAVTLDIDLPGIDGWTVLDRLKHAPETRHIPVHIVSGVGARQRGLRQGAFSYLEKPVSQEALDGAFEKIGNFLSDGVKRLLVVEDDERQRASIIELVGDDDVEITAVATAADAIEQLRTTRFDCMVLDLGLGGDDGFQLLEQVKGDPEMQEIPIIIYTGKELSQQEETQLRRYAETIIVKDAKSPERLLDETALFLHRVESNLPDSKRRMLEQLHQSDSAFAGKKVLVVDDDVRNIFSLTSVLEGQGMEVVFAENGRAAIETLQANPNVDIVLMDVMMPEMDGYETTAAIRQMEEFRDLPIISLTAKAMKGDREKSIASGASDYITKPVDTDQLLSLMRVWLYR; encoded by the coding sequence GTGCTCGGCGGCCAGGCGGAGGTGCCCGGAGTCGCCGGCACGTGGAAGGACCTGACGGACAACGTGAACCAGCTGGCCGGCAACCTGACGGTGCAGCTGCGCGACGTGTCCGCCGTCGCCACGGCCATCGCCGATGGCGACCTGACGCGCAAGATCACGGTGGAAGTGCGCGGCGAGATCCTGCAGATCAAGGAGGTCATCAACTCCATGGTCGACCGGCTCTCGGTGTTCGCGGACGAGGTGACGCGGGTGGCGCGCGAGGTGGGCACGGAGGGGGTGCTCGGCGGCCAGGCCAAGGTGGCCGGGGTGGCCGGCGTCTGGCGCGACCTCACCGAGAACGTGAACCAGCTGGCCGGCAACCTGACGGTGCAGCTCCGCGACGTGTCCGCGGTGGCGACGGCCATCGCCGACGGCGACCTGACGCGCAAGATCACGGTGGAGGCGGCCGGCGAGATCCTCCAGATCAAGGAGGTGATCAACGCGATGGTCGACCGGCTCTCCGTCTTTGCGGACGAGGTGACGCGAGTGGCGCGAGAGGTGGGCACGGAAGGCGTGCTCGGCGGCCAGGCAGAGGTGCCGGGGGTGGCCGGGACGTGGAAGGACCTGACGGACAGCGTGAACTTCATGGCGAGCAACCTGACCAACCAGGTGCGAAACATCGCCGACGTGACCACCGCGGTGGCGCGAGGCGACCTGAGCCAGAAGATCACGGTGGACGTGAAGGGCGAGATGCTCCAGCTCAAGAACACCGTCAACACGATGGTGGACCAGCTGAGCGCCTTCGCATCGGAAGTGACGCGCGTGGCCCGAGAGGTGGGTACGGAGGGCGTGCTGGGCGGCCAGGCGGAGGTGCCGGGAGTGGGCGGCACGTGGAAGGACCTGACGGACAGCGTGAACTTCATGGCGAGCAACCTCACCAACCAGGTGCGGAACATCGCCGACGTGACGACCGCCGTGGCAAACGGCGACCTGTCACAAAAGATCACGGTGGACGTGAAGGGCGAGATGCTGCAGCTCAAGAACACCATCAACACGATGGTGGACCAGCTGAGCTCCTTCGCAAGCGAGGTGACCCGAGTCGCCAAGGAAGTGGGCACGGAGGGCCGCCTGGGAGGCCAGGCCAACGTGGAAGGTGTGGCCGGCGTGTGGCGCGACCTCACGCAGAACGTGAATCAGCTCGCCGGCAACCTGACGGTGCAGCTCCGCGACGTGTCCGCGGTGGCGACGGCCATCGCCGATGGCGACCTGACACGCAAGATCACGGTGGAGGCGGCCGGCGAGATCCTCCAGATCAAGGAGGTCATCAACTCCATGGTCGACCGGCTCTCCGTCTTCGCGGACGAGGTGACGCGGGTGGCGCGAGAGGTGGGCACCGAGGGCGTGCTCGGCGGCCAGGCGGACGTGCCGGGCGTGGCGGGAACGTGGAAGGATCTGACGGACGCGGTGAACTTCATGGCCGGCAACCTGACCGGCCAGGTGCGAAACATCGCCCTCGTGACCACCGCGGTGGCAAACGGCGACCTGAGCCAGAAGATCACGGTGGACGTGAAGGGCGAGATGCTGGAGCTCAAGAACACCGTCAACACGATGGTGGACCAGCTCTCCGCATTCGCAAGCGAAGTGACCCGAGTCGCCCGCGAAGTGGGTACGGAGGGGGTGCTCGGCGGCCAGGCCAGCGTGGAGGGCGTGGCGGGCGTCTGGCGAGACCTCACCGAGAACGTGAACCAGCTGGCCGGCAATCTGACGGTTCAGCTCCGCGAGCTGCGCGACGTCGCCACCGCCATCGCGGACGGCGACCTGACGCGCAAGATCACGGTGGAGGTGCGCGGCGAGATCCTGCAGATCAAGCAGGTCATCAACTCCATGGTCGACCGGCTGTCGGTCTTCGCGGACGAGGTGACCCGCGTGGCCCGGGAAGTGGGCACGGAGGGGGTGCTCGGCGGGCAGGCGCAGGTGCCCAACGTCGGCGGAACGTGGAAGGACCTGACGGACAGCGTGAACTTCATGGCGAGCAACCTCACCGACCAGGTGCGGAACATCGCCGACGTGACCACCGCGGTGGCGCGAGGCGACCTGAGCCAGAAGATCACGGTGGACGTCAAGGGCGAGATGCTCCAGCTCAAGAACACCGTCAACACGATGGTGGACCAGCTGAGCGCATTCGCATCCGAAGTGACGCGCGTGGCCCGCGAAGTAGGCACGGAGGGGGTGCTTGGCGGCCAGGCCGAGGTGCCGGGAGTCGGCGGCACGTGGAAGGACCTGACGGACAGCGTGAACTTCATGGCGAGCAACCTCACCAACCAGGTGCGGAACATCGCCGACGTGACGACCGCCGTGGCAAAGGGCGACCTGAGCCGCAAGATCACGGTGGACGTCAAGGGCGAGATGCTGCAGCTCAAGAACACCGTCAACACGATGGTGGACCAGCTGAGCTCCTTCGCAAGCGAGGTGACCCGAGTCGCCAAGGAAGTGGGCACGGAGGGCCGCCTGGGAGGGCAGGCCAACGTGGAAGGGGTCGCCGGCGTGTGGCGCGACCTCACGGACAGCGTGAACTTCATGGCCGGCAACCTGACCGGCCAGGTGCGGAACATCGCCGACGTGACGACGGCCGTGGCGCGCGGCGACCTGAGCCGCAAGATCACGGTGGACGTCAAGGGCGAGATGCTGCAGCTCAAGAACACCATCAACACGATGGTGGACCAGCTGTCAGCATTCGCATCCGAGGTGACGCGCGTGGCCCGCGAGGTGGGGACGGAAGGGAAGCTGGGCGGCCAGGCCAAGGTGGAGGGCGTGGCCGGCGTGTGGCGCGACCTCACCGACAACGTGAACCAGCTGGCCGGCAACCTGACCGTCCAGCTCCGCGACGTGTCCGCCGTGGCGACGGCGATCGCCGACGGCGACCTGACGCGCAAGATCACGGTGGAAGCCGCAGGCGAGATCCTGCAGATCAAGGACGTGGTCAACGCGATGGTCGACCGCCTCTCGCTCTTCGCGGACGAGGTGACGCGGCTGGCGCGCGAGGTGGGTACGGAAGGGAAGCTGGGCGGGCAGGCCGAGGTGCCCGGCGCGGCGGGAACGTGGCGCGCGCTGACGGACAACGTGAACGCCATGGCCAACTCGCTCACCGGGCAGGTGCGAGCGATCACGGACGTGGCCATCGCGGTGACCACCGGCGACCTCACGCGCTCCATTACGGTTGAGGCCAAGGGCGAGCTGGACGAGCTCAAGCGCAACATCAACCAGATGATCTCCAACCTCAAGGAGACCACGGAACGCAACCAGGAGCAGGACTGGCTCAAGACCAACCTGGCCAAGTTCAGCCGGATGATGCAGGGCCAAAAGGACCTGGAAGCGGTGTCGCGCCTCATCATGAGCGAGCTCACGCCGCTGGTGGGGGCCAACCACGGCGCATTCTTCCTGATGGACCAGGACACCAGCGCGCCCATCCTGAAGCTGATCGCCAGCTACGCCTACCGGGCGCGGAAGAACGTCAGCAACCGCTTCCACATCGGCGAAGGGATCGTGGGGCAGAGCGCGCTGGAGAAGAAGCCGATCCTGCTGACTGGGGTGCCGGACGACTACATCACGATATCGAGCGGGCTGGGCGAGGCGCCGCCGCGCAACATCGTGGTGCTCCCCGTCCTCTTCGAGGGAGAGGTGAAGGCGGTGATCGAGCTCGCCTCGTTCATGCCCTTCAGCCAGATCCACCAGGTCTTCCTGGACCAGCTCACCGAGAGCGTGGGCGTGGTGATCAACATGATCTCCGCGAACATGCGCACCGAGGAGCTGCTGGAGCAGTCGCAGAAGCTCACGCAGGAGCTGCAGAGCCAGTCGCAGGAGCTGCAGAGCCAGCAGGAGGAGCTGCGCCGCACCAACGCCGAGCTGGAGGCGCAGGCCCGCACCCTGAAGGCATCCGAGGAAGCGCTGCGCGACCAGCAGGAAGAGCTGCAGCAGGTCAACGAGGAGCTGGAGGAGAAGGCCAGCCTGCTGGCCGAGCAGAACCGCAAGGTGGAGCAGAAGAACAACGAGGTGGAGGCGGCGCGCCGGGCGCTGGAGGAGAAGGCGGAGCAGCTCGCCCTGTCGTCCAAGTACAAGAGCGAGTTCCTGGCGAACATGAGCCACGAGCTGCGCACGCCGCTCAACTCGCTGCTGATCCTGGCCAAGCTGCTGGCGGACAACAAGGAGGGGAACCTCACGGAGAAGCAGGTGGAGTTCGCCCAGACGATCCTGGGCGCCGGCACCGACCTGCTGAACCTGATCAACGACGTGCTCGACCTCTCCAAGGTCGAGGCGGGGAAGATGGAGATCTCCCCCACCAACGTGTACATGAAGGACATCACCGCCTACGTGGACCGCTCGTTCCGGCCGGTGGCGGACCAGAAGGGGCTGCAGCTAAACCTGGCGGTGGACGAGGAGGTCCCCGAGTCGATCTTCTCGGATGGGCAGCGGCTGCAGCAGGTGCTCAAGAACCTGCTCTCCAACGCCTTCAAGTTCACGGAGCGCGGCGGCATCACCCTCTCCATCCGCCAGGCGGACAAGGGGCGGCGCTTCAACAACCGCACGCTGGACGAGGCGGACATGGTGATCGCCTTCGCGGTGACGGACACCGGGATCGGGATCGCGCGCGAGAAGCAGCAGCTCATCTTCGAGGCGTTCCAGCAGGAAGACGGCACCACCAGCCGCAAGTACGGCGGCACGGGGCTGGGGCTCTCCATCAGCCGCGAGATCACGCGCCTGCTGGGCGGCGAGATCCGGGTGGAGAGCACGCAGGGCGAGGGGAGCACCTTTACCCTCTTCCTGCCGCGCACCTGGCCGGGCGAGCCGGGCGGCGGCCGCAGCAGCGGCGACGGCAGCGACCTGCCGCGCGATCCCTCCGCGCTGCGCCAGGCACCCCCGCGCCAGCCGCGCCCCGGCGAGCGCCGCGGGCCGCGCGAGGCTCCGGCGAATGCGGGCGAGGCACCGCAGCAGCCGCACGTGGGCGAGGAGCGGCGCCAGGGCCCGCGCGACCCCGCCGAGGTGGGGATCCGCGACGACCGCGGGAGCGTGGAGGCCGGCGACCGCACGGTGCTGATCGTGGAGAACGACCCCCCCTTCGCCCGCATCCTGCTGGACATGGCGCGCGAGCGCGGCTTCAAGGCGCTGGTGGCGCTGGACGGCGAGTCGGGGCTGGAGATGGTGCGCGACTACCGCCCCGACGCCGTCACGCTGGACATCGACCTCCCGGGCATCGACGGGTGGACGGTGCTGGACCGGCTGAAGCACGCGCCGGAGACGCGCCACATTCCCGTGCACATCGTGAGCGGGGTGGGGGCACGGCAGCGCGGGCTGCGGCAGGGCGCCTTCAGCTACCTGGAGAAGCCGGTGTCGCAGGAGGCGCTGGACGGGGCCTTCGAGAAGATCGGCAACTTCCTGTCGGACGGCGTCAAGCGGCTGCTGGTGGTGGAGGACGACGAGCGGCAGCGCGCCAGCATCATCGAGCTGGTGGGCGACGACGATGTGGAGATCACTGCCGTGGCCACCGCCGCCGACGCCATCGAGCAGCTTCGCACCACCCGCTTCGACTGCATGGTGCTGGACCTGGGGCTGGGGGGCGACGACGGATTCCAGCTGCTGGAGCAGGTCAAGGGCGACCCGGAGATGCAGGAGATCCCCATCATCATCTACACGGGGAAGGAGCTGTCGCAGCAGGAGGAGACGCAGCTGCGCCGCTACGCCGAGACGATCATCGTCAAGGACGCCAAGAGCCCGGAGCGGCTCCTGGACGAGACGGCGCTCTTCCTTCACCGCGTGGAGAGCAACCTGCCGGACAGCAAGCGCCGCATGCTGGAGCAGCTCCACCAGTCGGACAGCGCCTTCGCCGGCAAGAAGGTGCTGGTGGTGGACGACGACGTGCGCAACATCTTCTCCCTCACCAGCGTGCTGGAGGGGCAGGGGATGGAGGTGGTGTTCGCGGAGAACGGCCGCGCCGCCATCGAGACGCTGCAGGCCAACCCCAACGTCGACATCGTCCTGATGGACGTGATGATGCCGGAGATGGACGGCTACGAGACGACCGCGGCCATCCGGCAGATGGAGGAGTTCCGCGACCTCCCCATCATCTCGCTGACCGCCAAGGCGATGAAGGGCGACCGCGAGAAGTCGATCGCGTCGGGCGCGTCGGACTACATCACGAAGCCGGTGGACACGGACCAGCTCCTGTCGCTGATGCGCGTGTGGCTGTACCGCTGA
- a CDS encoding protein-glutamate O-methyltransferase CheR, whose protein sequence is MSRERAETGGKAAGDPSPAAVPARRSEERDGRAERRDDVALPDTPSAYRRDVEKLEVELLMEAIFRQYGFDFRSYAYSSLKRRLWKRIQAEGLVTVSQLQDRVLHDPAMMEKLLLDLSINVTAMYRDPSFYAAFRNEVVPLLRTYPFIRIWHAGCSTGEEVYSMAILLKEVGLYDRSRIYATDINEVVLQRARAGIFPLDKMQEYTQNYLRAGGTESFSQYYTAMYDGARFDPALTRNVVFSQHNLVTDGSFAEFNVIVCRNVMIYFDRELQNRVHELFYGSLVNFGILGLGSKESMRFTAYEDRYEALNTKEKIFRRLS, encoded by the coding sequence GTGAGCCGCGAACGGGCAGAGACCGGTGGCAAGGCGGCGGGGGATCCATCCCCCGCCGCCGTCCCCGCGCGCCGGTCGGAGGAGCGCGACGGCCGGGCCGAACGCAGGGACGACGTCGCGCTTCCCGACACCCCCAGCGCGTACCGCCGCGACGTGGAGAAGCTGGAGGTGGAGCTGCTGATGGAGGCGATCTTCCGCCAGTATGGCTTCGACTTCCGCAGCTACGCCTACTCGTCGCTCAAGCGGCGGCTGTGGAAGCGCATCCAGGCGGAGGGGCTGGTCACCGTGAGCCAGCTTCAGGACCGTGTGCTGCACGACCCGGCGATGATGGAGAAGCTCCTGCTGGACCTCTCCATCAACGTCACGGCGATGTACCGCGATCCATCGTTCTACGCGGCGTTCCGCAACGAAGTGGTCCCGCTCCTGCGCACCTACCCCTTCATCCGCATCTGGCATGCGGGGTGCTCCACGGGGGAGGAGGTGTACTCGATGGCCATCCTGCTGAAGGAGGTGGGGCTGTACGACCGGTCGCGGATCTACGCCACGGACATCAACGAGGTGGTGCTGCAGCGGGCGCGGGCGGGGATCTTTCCGCTCGACAAGATGCAGGAGTACACGCAGAACTACCTGCGCGCCGGGGGCACCGAGTCGTTCAGCCAGTACTACACGGCGATGTACGACGGCGCCCGCTTCGACCCCGCGCTCACCCGCAACGTGGTGTTCTCGCAGCACAACCTGGTGACCGACGGGTCGTTCGCGGAGTTCAACGTCATCGTGTGCCGCAACGTGATGATCTACTTCGACCGGGAGCTGCAGAACCGCGTGCACGAGCTCTTTTACGGCTCGCTGGTGAACTTCGGGATCCTGGGGTTGGGGAGCAAGGAGAGCATGCGCTTCACGGCGTACGAGGACCGGTACGAGGCGCTGAACACCAAGGAAAAGATCTTCCGGAGGCTTTCGTAG